A stretch of the Simiduia curdlanivorans genome encodes the following:
- the dbpA gene encoding ATP-dependent RNA helicase DbpA, which yields MSNAPSLSFDSLPLAPALLSNLADIGYSQLTEIQAAALPPIIEGRDVIAQAKTGSGKTAAFGLGVLHKLQVERFRVQTLVMCPTRELADQVARELRKLARAIHNIKILTLCGGMPFGPQLGSLEHGAHIIVGTPGRIEEHVRKGTLVLEHVDTLVLDEADRMLDMGFQASLDAIVEQVPRARQTLLFSATFPDAIEALTARVMQSPLLVKVEAKHEASSIKQHFYRVAHNDQRLAAVAQVILHFGPESAVVFCNTKRETEEIAEYLRNEGMQALAIHGDLEQKQRDQVLVCFSNKSASVLVATDVAARGLDIEALDLVINYHLSRDSEVHVHRIGRTGRAGASGVAVSLLSDREDFKLEKIAELVGELPAIETLPEARRAYLPEPAMVTLQIDGGKKQKLRPGDIVGALTRNDQLAFEDIGKIQVYDQWAYVAVARNEWKKALTQLEQGKLKGRSFRVRRIKV from the coding sequence TTGTCTAACGCACCATCTTTGTCATTTGATTCACTACCTTTAGCGCCCGCATTGCTAAGTAATTTAGCCGATATAGGCTATAGCCAGCTGACCGAGATTCAGGCGGCGGCGCTGCCGCCCATTATTGAGGGCCGAGATGTCATCGCCCAAGCGAAAACCGGTTCAGGTAAGACCGCCGCCTTCGGCTTGGGCGTGTTGCATAAATTGCAGGTAGAGCGTTTTCGCGTACAAACCTTGGTGATGTGCCCAACTCGCGAGTTAGCCGATCAAGTGGCGCGCGAACTGAGAAAACTCGCGCGGGCCATTCACAACATTAAAATTCTGACCCTCTGTGGCGGCATGCCCTTTGGCCCGCAATTGGGTTCATTGGAGCACGGCGCTCATATTATTGTGGGTACACCAGGGCGTATTGAGGAGCATGTGCGCAAGGGCACTCTGGTATTGGAGCATGTGGACACCTTGGTGCTCGATGAAGCCGATCGCATGCTGGACATGGGCTTTCAAGCCAGCCTAGATGCTATCGTCGAGCAGGTGCCGCGCGCGCGCCAAACACTGTTGTTTTCAGCCACCTTTCCCGATGCTATCGAAGCCTTGACCGCGCGGGTGATGCAAAGCCCTTTGCTGGTTAAAGTGGAGGCTAAGCATGAAGCCTCGAGCATTAAGCAGCATTTTTATCGCGTTGCTCATAACGATCAGCGCTTGGCGGCGGTGGCGCAGGTGATTTTACATTTTGGCCCGGAATCGGCCGTGGTGTTTTGCAATACCAAACGCGAAACGGAGGAAATTGCCGAGTATTTGCGCAATGAAGGTATGCAGGCGCTTGCCATTCATGGCGATCTCGAGCAAAAGCAGCGCGACCAAGTATTGGTGTGTTTTTCTAATAAGAGTGCGAGTGTATTGGTGGCGACTGATGTGGCGGCGCGCGGGTTAGATATCGAAGCCTTGGATTTGGTCATCAACTACCATTTGTCGCGCGATAGCGAAGTGCATGTGCATCGCATCGGTCGCACGGGCCGTGCCGGTGCCAGTGGTGTTGCCGTTAGTTTGTTAAGCGATAGAGAAGATTTTAAATTGGAGAAAATCGCGGAACTGGTGGGCGAATTGCCGGCGATTGAAACTCTGCCCGAGGCTAGGCGCGCCTATCTGCCGGAACCGGCAATGGTGACGTTGCAAATTGACGGTGGCAAGAAGCAAAAGCTGCGCCCCGGCGATATTGTTGGCGCGCTCACCCGCAATGATCAACTGGCGTTTGAAGATATTGGTAAAATTCAAGTCTATGATCAATGGGCTTACGTAGCCGTGGCGCGCAATGAGTGGAAAAAAGCCTTGACTCAGTTGGAGCAAGGTAAGCTGAAAGGCCGTTCGTTTCGCGTGCGCCGTATTAAAGTGTAA
- a CDS encoding sugar porter family MFS transporter: protein MSDFSTPIVSSPMPDVGSAALPMPMGQLIKNTLVVALAGLLFGYDTGVISGSQMYFTEYFRFTPAEQGWAVGSALYGCLVGALAAGFCTKQWGRKLTLLASALLFVISAYGSGAADSLTALALFRWVGGLGVGMASMAAPMYIAEISPAHLRGRMVSLYQLAVVIGFFVVFLASYFIGGGQTADLSVQQLETLHRYNIDSGWRWMLWSELPIAAAFFLLLFSVPESPRWLVMAGRRTAAKDGLHKLCGNEVLAARELLAIEADVAKSVALSWRQLFSLCWHKGPLRYALIVGVLLSIFQQVTGINAILYYGAEIFSNALGYGAEDALKQQLWLGGVNLIFTFVAIFTVDRLGRKPLLMLGALGMMLGLLLLAATLMAERVGVMSLVGVLTFIGAFAVSMGPVVWVMLSEIFPNAVRAQCLSIAVAAQWLFNAFVAHSFPLINEHAVNSTVFSGALPYLLFAFFCLLSLLFVWRWVPETKGRSLEQMATLWLPKP from the coding sequence ATGTCCGATTTTTCAACGCCGATAGTGTCGTCGCCAATGCCCGATGTCGGGTCTGCAGCGCTGCCTATGCCCATGGGGCAATTGATTAAAAATACGTTGGTTGTCGCTTTAGCCGGCTTGTTATTCGGTTACGACACGGGCGTGATTAGCGGTAGCCAAATGTACTTTACCGAGTATTTTAGGTTTACGCCGGCTGAGCAGGGCTGGGCGGTGGGCAGTGCGCTCTACGGTTGCCTAGTGGGAGCATTGGCGGCTGGTTTCTGCACTAAGCAATGGGGGCGAAAACTAACTTTGTTGGCCTCGGCGCTGTTGTTTGTTATTTCGGCCTACGGTTCTGGCGCTGCCGATAGTTTAACGGCGCTCGCGCTGTTTCGCTGGGTAGGTGGATTGGGTGTTGGCATGGCCTCGATGGCGGCGCCCATGTATATCGCCGAAATATCGCCGGCGCATTTGCGTGGTCGCATGGTGTCTTTATACCAATTGGCTGTGGTGATTGGCTTTTTTGTGGTTTTTTTGGCTAGCTATTTTATTGGCGGCGGGCAAACGGCCGATCTCAGTGTGCAGCAGCTTGAAACACTTCATCGCTACAATATTGATAGCGGTTGGCGCTGGATGTTGTGGTCTGAGCTTCCTATAGCGGCAGCGTTTTTTCTGTTGTTGTTTTCGGTACCGGAAAGCCCCCGTTGGTTGGTGATGGCGGGGCGCCGGACAGCGGCAAAAGACGGTTTGCACAAACTCTGTGGCAACGAGGTGCTCGCGGCGCGAGAACTTTTAGCGATTGAAGCCGATGTGGCCAAGTCAGTGGCGCTAAGTTGGCGCCAACTCTTCAGCTTGTGTTGGCACAAGGGTCCTCTGCGCTATGCCTTGATTGTGGGTGTGCTCCTGTCCATCTTTCAGCAAGTGACAGGCATCAATGCCATTTTATATTACGGCGCTGAAATCTTTAGCAATGCATTGGGCTATGGCGCTGAAGATGCGTTGAAGCAACAGTTGTGGCTGGGAGGGGTAAATTTAATTTTCACCTTTGTTGCCATTTTTACCGTTGATCGCTTGGGCCGGAAACCGCTGTTGATGTTGGGCGCACTTGGCATGATGTTAGGTTTATTGCTATTGGCGGCGACCTTGATGGCTGAGCGAGTGGGCGTTATGTCACTGGTGGGTGTATTGACCTTTATTGGTGCCTTTGCTGTATCTATGGGCCCAGTGGTATGGGTGATGCTGTCGGAGATATTTCCCAATGCTGTGCGGGCACAGTGTTTGTCTATCGCCGTGGCGGCGCAATGGTTATTTAATGCCTTTGTCGCCCACAGTTTCCCCTTAATAAACGAGCACGCCGTCAATAGCACTGTCTTCAGTGGCGCTTTACCCTACTTACTGTTTGCGTTTTTCTGCCTATTGAGTCTGCTATTTGTTTGGCGTTGGGTGCCCGAGACCAAGGGCCGAAGCCTCGAGCAAATGGCGACTCTATGGCTGCCAAAACCTTAG
- a CDS encoding DUF6445 family protein, translating into MFDSAAPVLNASLRAKCTAVGRELTPVMVIDDCLADPGSLVEFAALTKRNVEHQIETLHPVFKKESGSFYPGRRCPLPESFGLVLLQQLAPLLCNGFARGRDVQFEPLVANLSLADVKREHLRPIQSLPHFDDVRSDQLALVLYLFNGDLGGTGFYRHISTGFERITRPRLAEYAPKLKAEAMAHREILGRYMGRENALFAPTNYVEPAFNRAVIYPSNCLHSGVLNNAVDYSLCANGGRLTANMLILCNEV; encoded by the coding sequence GTGTTCGACAGCGCAGCGCCAGTCTTGAATGCGAGCCTTCGTGCCAAGTGCACGGCTGTTGGTCGGGAACTTACTCCGGTTATGGTGATTGACGATTGTTTGGCTGACCCGGGTAGCTTAGTTGAGTTTGCGGCGTTAACTAAACGAAATGTCGAGCACCAGATTGAAACCTTGCACCCGGTATTCAAAAAAGAGAGTGGAAGTTTTTACCCTGGTCGTCGCTGCCCACTACCAGAATCTTTTGGACTGGTCTTATTGCAACAGCTTGCGCCCCTGCTGTGCAATGGTTTTGCACGGGGCCGCGACGTTCAGTTTGAACCGTTGGTCGCCAATTTGTCGCTTGCCGATGTAAAAAGAGAACACTTGCGGCCGATTCAATCTTTACCGCATTTTGATGATGTTCGTAGCGATCAATTAGCGCTGGTGTTGTATTTGTTTAACGGCGATTTAGGCGGAACAGGTTTTTATCGCCATATCAGTACCGGTTTCGAACGAATCACGCGGCCAAGGTTGGCCGAGTACGCGCCCAAGCTTAAGGCCGAAGCTATGGCTCATCGGGAAATTTTAGGTCGCTATATGGGCCGTGAAAATGCACTGTTCGCGCCTACGAACTATGTCGAGCCGGCATTTAATCGCGCCGTTATTTACCCCAGCAATTGTTTGCACTCGGGGGTTTTGAATAACGCGGTGGATTATTCACTGTGTGCCAACGGTGGCCGACTGACGGCCAATATGCTCATTCTCTGTAACGAGGTTTAA
- a CDS encoding SapC family protein produces MTTFTVLDDKKHQQLRLDLSKAALAMKNQPLVPVVVSEFLKLVVHFPIVIVKQADTGHFGCSVLMGLGRGENLFLNDAQWQGLYWPANIRRQPFHVGQEDDNWLVCFNADHQALGTEKGELLFNQGRDSQCLGQAKSALAELVNGEALTRGFLQRLEALALLSPLQLEIADAENKPYKLSGLYGIDERKLNQLASEQLMALQRAGDLSLIYTLLASHGQIYALVQRKQQLQSAEVA; encoded by the coding sequence ATGACAACATTCACCGTATTGGATGATAAAAAACATCAACAGTTAAGGCTTGATTTGAGTAAAGCTGCATTGGCGATGAAAAATCAACCGCTGGTACCCGTTGTGGTTAGCGAGTTTTTAAAGTTAGTGGTTCATTTTCCCATTGTTATTGTCAAGCAAGCTGATACTGGCCACTTTGGTTGTAGTGTGCTCATGGGCTTGGGTAGGGGCGAAAATCTCTTTTTAAATGATGCGCAATGGCAAGGCTTGTATTGGCCTGCAAATATTCGTCGACAACCTTTTCATGTTGGACAAGAGGATGACAATTGGTTGGTTTGTTTTAATGCCGATCATCAAGCGCTGGGTACCGAAAAAGGTGAGTTACTGTTTAATCAGGGGCGTGATAGCCAATGCCTCGGTCAAGCAAAGTCTGCCCTGGCCGAATTGGTTAATGGCGAGGCGTTAACCCGAGGGTTTTTGCAGCGGCTTGAGGCACTCGCTTTGCTTTCGCCTTTACAGCTCGAGATTGCGGATGCGGAAAATAAACCGTACAAGCTTTCTGGCTTGTACGGTATTGATGAACGGAAATTAAATCAGCTTGCCAGCGAACAATTGATGGCACTTCAGCGGGCAGGGGATTTATCGTTAATTTACACACTGTTAGCCTCTCACGGCCAGATTTATGCCTTGGTGCAGCGCAAACAACAGCTGCAATCTGCTGAGGTCGCTTAG
- a CDS encoding tryptophan halogenase family protein, with protein sequence MQQQHNTIHHVVIVGGGTAGWLTAGRIAAQYPQGAGRQIKVTLVESPDIKPIGVGEGTWPTLRSTLMKLGISETDFIRHCDATFKQGAKFCQWLTGTPDDYYYHPLMLPQGFDKVDIAAGWRAIDPQRSFSNSVCFQEQVCEQGLGPKLISTAEFGSIANYAYHLDAGKFSEFLRQHVTEKLGVTHLLENVVGVNSAQNGDIESLITDKAVLAGDLFVDCTGFSSLLLGKHFKVPFIDHSDVLFIDQALAVQSPYDNIDAPIASHTISTAQKAGWIWDIGLQTRRGVGHVYSSRHTSKQSAEDALSQYLGSSNLNVKHIPIACGHREVFWQNNCVAVGLAAGFLEPLEASALVLVELSATMLAEQLPHDRQAVDIVAKRFNSTFKYRWDRVIDFLKLHYMLSRRTDSAFWLDNRAPETIPERLKELILLWRHRAPGNYDFDSNNEVFPAASYQYVLYGMGFVGALDQQHLASNTLDLARQMMAQNQRATQKAIQLLPKHRDLIEKIKMYGLAAV encoded by the coding sequence ATGCAACAGCAGCATAATACTATTCATCATGTGGTCATCGTTGGCGGCGGAACGGCTGGTTGGCTAACCGCGGGGCGCATCGCTGCGCAATATCCCCAGGGTGCTGGTCGGCAGATCAAGGTTACCTTGGTGGAGTCGCCAGATATAAAGCCTATCGGCGTGGGTGAGGGTACTTGGCCGACGCTGCGCTCGACACTCATGAAACTAGGTATTTCAGAAACTGATTTTATTCGCCATTGTGATGCCACCTTTAAACAAGGTGCAAAGTTCTGTCAATGGCTAACAGGCACGCCTGATGATTATTATTATCACCCTCTCATGCTGCCCCAGGGTTTTGATAAAGTGGATATTGCCGCCGGTTGGCGAGCCATAGATCCTCAGCGATCTTTTTCCAATAGCGTATGTTTTCAAGAGCAGGTGTGTGAACAGGGCCTTGGGCCAAAATTAATTAGCACGGCGGAGTTCGGTTCGATTGCCAATTATGCCTATCACCTGGATGCAGGTAAGTTTTCCGAATTTCTACGTCAACATGTCACCGAAAAGTTGGGTGTGACGCATTTACTCGAAAATGTTGTGGGTGTGAACAGTGCGCAGAACGGTGATATTGAAAGCCTTATTACCGATAAAGCTGTGCTTGCTGGCGACCTTTTTGTGGACTGTACGGGTTTCTCGTCACTCTTGTTAGGTAAGCATTTCAAGGTGCCTTTTATCGATCACAGCGACGTGCTTTTCATCGATCAAGCGCTGGCAGTGCAATCGCCCTATGACAATATCGATGCCCCAATCGCCAGTCATACCATTTCCACCGCGCAGAAAGCCGGCTGGATTTGGGATATCGGTTTGCAAACGCGACGTGGTGTGGGTCATGTTTATTCGAGCCGTCACACCAGTAAACAATCGGCGGAAGATGCCCTGAGCCAATATCTGGGTAGCAGTAATCTCAATGTCAAACACATTCCCATTGCCTGCGGCCACCGCGAGGTGTTTTGGCAGAACAATTGCGTTGCTGTGGGTTTGGCGGCCGGTTTTCTCGAGCCCTTGGAGGCGTCGGCCTTAGTGTTGGTAGAGTTGTCGGCAACGATGCTCGCTGAACAGCTGCCGCACGATCGCCAAGCGGTTGATATTGTCGCCAAGCGTTTCAATAGCACCTTCAAATACCGCTGGGATCGCGTGATCGATTTTTTGAAGTTGCATTATATGCTGAGCCGACGTACCGATAGCGCCTTTTGGCTTGATAACAGGGCGCCAGAAACTATTCCAGAGCGTTTAAAGGAGCTGATACTGTTGTGGCGACACCGTGCGCCTGGAAACTATGATTTCGACAGTAACAATGAAGTGTTTCCGGCTGCCAGTTATCAATACGTGTTGTATGGCATGGGCTTTGTTGGTGCGCTGGATCAACAACATTTAGCGTCTAACACGTTGGATCTTGCACGCCAAATGATGGCGCAGAACCAGCGCGCGACCCAAAAAGCCATCCAGCTACTACCCAAACATAGAGACTTGATTGAGAAAATAAAAATGTATGGCCTCGCTGCCGTTTAG
- a CDS encoding TonB-dependent receptor, which yields MYPKKQLSRAIFAAIAAMAAPSLVSAQSADGAESAAAIEEVVVQGIRGSWQRAMDIKRDSAGVVDAISNEDIGKFPDQNLAESLQRITGVSIDRSGGEGQLITVRGFGPQFNTVLVNGRQLASENETRAFSFDTVSSDMVSSIEVHKTASAAMQSGGIGSTVNIKTARPFDLGGLQLVGTVKALVDENSDSTSPEFSLLASNTFADDSFGVLVALSQKASETRLNQAQTDGWLENAGIPDAELNGGAGFDGNVFSPRNYDTKVTFEDRKRTNANLVLQYAPSDNVEMTLDALYSDFDIEADATSYGHWFTGPNVENAVTDSNGTVIDLYQEEGLATDFHAKQFDRLTETMSLGFDVDWRLSDAMSVNVDAFVSSAEREANNGGGNQLSLIGYANRVRFQSDGKVLPWVSQFQDPASDIADGDGISRPVSDYLDPANGRAHVMLRRGWQVEDDVQQFKINGLWNEGNSEGLIEARVGVMASNETKALTRWDNEGVGIHCTFCGYPNSPDVPDEFQTIFNAGSDFLDKVSGSGRTPTVWLQHNGEQQFAYLEQISGVSFDAVRRDNSFEVEENTLAAFVEMDFAGAIAGMRLNTTVGARLENTDVTVKGTESPIESLAILDQTEMVASYGAAKAISAETDYLVILPSLSSNLEISESLVGRFAVSRTLTRPTLDSMAPVTNIVTTRQGGNLTASSGNPELKPFLSDNLDLSLEWYYGDASYISAGYFLKNVANFITNGTSAQTFVTSDGSLLTDPSTGNDVNAPDVNDAVAEFTVTLPSNGEDALVDGLEFAVQHTFSETGFGAIFNATLVNSNAELNAADITQKFAVTGLSDSMNMVGFYENGPFQIRLAYNWRDKFLQSLTQSNGDGVVFVDEYGQWDLSTSYELVENVTLSLEVTNLTEEVVLKHGRFENHFLLAEDAGRRMALGLSARF from the coding sequence ATGTACCCAAAAAAGCAATTATCCCGTGCCATATTCGCCGCCATCGCAGCTATGGCTGCCCCTTCACTTGTGAGTGCTCAATCAGCCGATGGCGCCGAGAGCGCAGCCGCCATTGAGGAGGTTGTGGTTCAAGGTATTCGCGGCAGTTGGCAGCGCGCCATGGATATCAAACGCGACAGCGCTGGTGTTGTCGACGCCATCTCCAATGAAGATATTGGTAAATTCCCCGATCAAAATTTGGCCGAATCGCTACAGCGTATTACCGGTGTTTCTATCGATCGCTCGGGTGGTGAGGGGCAGCTAATTACCGTGCGTGGCTTTGGCCCACAATTTAACACCGTATTGGTTAATGGCAGGCAGCTTGCTTCGGAAAATGAAACCCGTGCATTTAGTTTTGATACCGTTTCTTCAGACATGGTGAGCAGTATTGAAGTGCACAAGACCGCCAGCGCCGCCATGCAATCTGGTGGTATTGGTTCCACCGTCAATATTAAAACCGCGCGGCCTTTCGACTTGGGTGGCTTGCAGTTAGTCGGGACGGTAAAAGCGCTAGTTGATGAAAACAGCGATTCCACCTCGCCCGAATTCTCTTTGCTCGCCAGTAATACCTTTGCCGATGATAGTTTTGGCGTATTGGTTGCGCTGTCGCAAAAAGCGTCTGAAACACGATTGAATCAAGCGCAAACGGACGGTTGGTTAGAGAATGCAGGTATTCCCGACGCCGAGTTAAATGGCGGCGCCGGTTTTGACGGCAATGTATTTTCACCCCGTAACTACGACACCAAAGTCACCTTCGAAGATCGCAAGCGCACCAATGCTAATTTAGTGCTGCAATATGCACCGAGTGATAATGTCGAAATGACACTCGATGCGCTTTACTCTGATTTCGATATCGAGGCCGATGCAACCTCCTATGGCCATTGGTTTACCGGCCCGAATGTAGAGAACGCGGTGACGGATAGTAACGGCACGGTTATCGATTTGTATCAAGAAGAAGGCTTGGCCACTGATTTTCACGCCAAGCAATTTGACCGCCTAACCGAAACCATGTCTTTAGGTTTTGATGTGGACTGGCGCTTGAGCGATGCCATGAGTGTCAATGTTGATGCCTTTGTGTCCAGCGCTGAGCGCGAAGCAAACAACGGTGGCGGCAATCAATTGTCCTTGATCGGTTACGCTAACCGCGTGCGCTTTCAGTCTGATGGCAAAGTCTTGCCTTGGGTGAGTCAGTTCCAAGATCCTGCCAGCGATATTGCCGATGGCGATGGCATTTCACGCCCTGTGTCTGATTATCTGGACCCAGCCAATGGCCGCGCGCACGTGATGTTGCGCCGCGGTTGGCAGGTGGAAGATGACGTTCAGCAATTCAAAATTAATGGTTTGTGGAATGAAGGCAATAGCGAAGGTCTGATAGAAGCGCGCGTGGGTGTCATGGCGTCGAATGAAACCAAGGCACTAACGCGCTGGGACAACGAAGGTGTGGGCATTCACTGCACCTTTTGTGGCTACCCGAATAGCCCGGACGTACCGGATGAGTTTCAAACGATTTTCAATGCCGGCAGTGATTTCTTAGATAAGGTCAGCGGAAGTGGCCGCACGCCAACGGTTTGGTTGCAACATAATGGCGAGCAACAATTTGCCTATCTTGAGCAGATCAGCGGTGTGAGTTTCGATGCCGTGCGACGGGATAATTCCTTCGAGGTGGAAGAAAATACCTTGGCGGCATTCGTGGAGATGGACTTTGCCGGTGCTATTGCCGGTATGCGATTAAACACCACAGTCGGCGCCCGCTTAGAAAATACCGATGTTACTGTTAAGGGCACTGAATCGCCTATCGAGTCACTGGCAATCCTCGATCAAACAGAGATGGTGGCCTCCTATGGTGCGGCGAAAGCAATAAGTGCTGAAACCGACTATCTAGTGATATTGCCCAGTTTGAGTTCGAACTTGGAAATTAGTGAGTCGTTAGTTGGGCGCTTCGCCGTATCGCGTACCTTAACGCGTCCCACGCTCGATAGCATGGCGCCGGTAACCAATATTGTAACGACCCGTCAAGGCGGCAACTTAACAGCCTCCTCGGGCAACCCAGAACTAAAACCGTTCCTATCCGATAACTTGGACTTGTCGCTCGAGTGGTATTACGGTGACGCGAGTTATATCTCCGCCGGGTATTTCCTAAAGAACGTGGCAAATTTCATTACCAATGGCACCTCGGCGCAGACCTTTGTCACCAGCGATGGCAGCCTGCTCACCGATCCATCCACGGGTAACGATGTGAACGCGCCGGATGTTAACGACGCCGTTGCAGAGTTTACCGTCACCTTGCCCAGTAATGGTGAAGATGCATTGGTAGATGGCTTGGAGTTTGCGGTACAGCACACCTTTAGTGAAACTGGCTTTGGCGCGATATTTAACGCGACCTTAGTGAATAGCAACGCTGAGTTGAATGCCGCCGATATTACCCAAAAATTTGCGGTGACGGGCTTGAGTGACTCCATGAATATGGTGGGATTTTATGAAAATGGTCCCTTTCAAATTCGTTTGGCCTACAACTGGCGCGATAAATTTCTGCAATCTTTAACGCAGTCCAATGGCGACGGCGTTGTATTTGTCGATGAATATGGTCAATGGGATCTAAGCACCAGTTATGAGCTAGTGGAAAATGTCACATTGAGTTTAGAAGTTACTAACTTGACTGAAGAAGTTGTGCTCAAACATGGGCGATTCGAAAACCATTTCTTGCTGGCAGAAGATGCCGGACGTCGAATGGCGCTTGGATTAAGTGCGCGTTTTTAA
- a CDS encoding FecR family protein, which yields MQSARSEHMNHQAREWFVTLQSGSVSAAQRQAFERWYAVAEHAQAFREYELVWQSLGAMQGGAELAALRQSVAPKPWAANWFGWPQFGFSAAVAAALLVGLVFILNSQPAIDVQEYSTAVAGQKTVVLADGSAITLGAKTHVKVWQSAKERHVDLVQGLAFFDVAKDRARPFNVAAAGVHIKVVGTQFDVSNQGPVVRVAVREGQVNVEQIKRVQQSVTASAARFELKPGQAVERVGNGELQAIAPGSAQAAGDWRNGQLLYRNARLADVVADANRYFEGEIVLGSLALQSTRVTLALRTDQVDVFPELLSRTLPVEIHRDTDNRTVILSAQDK from the coding sequence ATGCAGTCAGCTCGATCGGAACATATGAATCATCAAGCCCGCGAATGGTTTGTCACCTTGCAATCAGGTAGCGTTAGCGCGGCGCAGCGGCAAGCCTTTGAACGCTGGTATGCGGTAGCAGAACATGCGCAGGCTTTTCGTGAATACGAATTAGTGTGGCAGAGCTTAGGTGCAATGCAGGGTGGTGCGGAGCTAGCGGCACTGCGTCAATCTGTTGCGCCTAAGCCTTGGGCGGCAAATTGGTTTGGCTGGCCGCAGTTCGGATTCTCTGCTGCAGTGGCCGCGGCTCTGTTGGTCGGTTTGGTTTTTATTCTAAATAGTCAGCCAGCCATTGATGTGCAGGAATACTCAACCGCCGTTGCCGGGCAAAAGACCGTTGTGTTGGCTGATGGTAGCGCCATCACCTTAGGTGCTAAAACTCACGTAAAAGTTTGGCAAAGCGCCAAGGAACGGCACGTGGATTTGGTGCAGGGCTTGGCCTTTTTTGACGTCGCAAAAGATCGAGCGCGGCCTTTTAATGTGGCGGCCGCCGGTGTCCATATTAAAGTAGTGGGTACCCAGTTTGATGTGTCTAATCAAGGTCCTGTAGTGCGCGTGGCCGTGCGCGAGGGCCAAGTAAATGTCGAGCAGATAAAGCGAGTACAGCAATCAGTTACCGCTAGCGCAGCTCGCTTTGAATTAAAACCCGGGCAAGCGGTAGAGCGCGTTGGCAACGGCGAGCTGCAAGCTATCGCTCCTGGTAGTGCGCAAGCCGCGGGGGATTGGCGCAATGGTCAATTGCTCTACCGCAATGCGCGCTTGGCCGATGTTGTTGCCGATGCCAATCGCTACTTCGAGGGTGAAATTGTTCTAGGAAGCCTTGCGCTGCAATCAACTCGTGTGACCTTAGCGTTACGTACCGATCAAGTAGATGTATTTCCAGAATTGTTGAGCCGCACCTTGCCTGTCGAAATACACAGGGATACAGATAACCGTACTGTTATTTTGTCTGCCCAAGATAAGTAA
- a CDS encoding RNA polymerase sigma factor, which yields MVSPQKIPFIMAEQPDNDDFIKHLYVAHRTELCRYLVHKNRLNAAEAEDITQSAFAKFSALERPQDVENPRAFLYKIASNLAIDFQRRNQVQDKYLLFSAADEASVPGPEQVTEGRQRLGILSRALWGMPKRRRQLLMMSRFDGLTYAEIGRQLGLSESVVRKHVNNALADCHKALFARDNAGQTLKEIVKQGRT from the coding sequence ATGGTTTCTCCGCAGAAAATACCTTTTATAATGGCTGAACAGCCGGATAACGATGACTTTATTAAACATCTGTATGTGGCGCATAGAACTGAATTGTGCCGGTATCTCGTGCATAAGAATCGTCTCAATGCGGCGGAAGCTGAAGATATTACCCAATCGGCCTTTGCTAAATTCAGCGCCCTTGAACGGCCGCAAGATGTGGAAAACCCACGGGCGTTTTTATACAAAATAGCCAGCAACTTAGCGATTGATTTCCAGCGCCGCAATCAGGTGCAAGATAAATACCTGTTATTTTCTGCCGCCGATGAAGCCAGCGTGCCAGGGCCTGAGCAGGTAACCGAGGGAAGACAGCGGTTAGGTATTTTATCGCGCGCCCTTTGGGGTATGCCCAAGCGACGTCGACAACTGTTAATGATGAGCCGGTTTGACGGACTAACTTATGCTGAAATTGGCCGACAGCTTGGGCTGTCGGAATCGGTGGTGAGAAAGCACGTGAACAACGCACTGGCGGATTGTCACAAAGCGCTGTTCGCTCGCGATAATGCCGGTCAAACCCTTAAAGAAATAGTAAAGCAAGGTCGTACTTAA